Proteins from a genomic interval of Nitrospirota bacterium:
- a CDS encoding chemotaxis protein CheW → MTNSYLLFLLSQRLFGVKLVGAIEILPWRPSRPVPLSYSYVEGLLDYRGTIYPVYNLVQRLGLGRPGPIGFTADAGGGSTPKGQSIILLEENGRPFGIVVDTVLKMTKLEEQAAAAEKMQGINPRFVKGLVYDEDYEALILDFERLLHGD, encoded by the coding sequence TGTTCGGTGTCAAGCTTGTCGGCGCGATCGAGATCCTGCCCTGGCGCCCGTCCCGCCCGGTGCCGCTGTCCTATTCGTACGTTGAGGGCCTGCTGGACTACCGGGGAACCATCTATCCGGTCTATAATCTGGTTCAGCGCCTCGGACTGGGCAGGCCGGGGCCGATAGGGTTCACCGCCGATGCGGGAGGGGGCTCGACCCCGAAGGGCCAGAGCATCATTTTGCTGGAGGAGAACGGGAGGCCTTTTGGCATCGTCGTCGATACCGTCCTGAAAATGACGAAGCTGGAGGAGCAGGCGGCCGCTGCGGAAAAAATGCAGGGCATCAATCCCCGCTTCGTGAAGGGGCTTGTCTACGACGAGGACTATGAGGCCCTGATCCTCGATTTTGAAAGGTTGCTCCATGGCGATTAA